The genomic stretch GGCTAAATCAAACACGTTTTTATTCTCTTCTCGCAGTTCATTTGGCAGCAGCTTGAGTTGCAATGTGAGGCATTCGGATAAGTTTCTAGCCCCCACGCCTGGTGGGTCAAGGTGTTGTATGTGTTTGAGTGCAGTTTCAAGTTCCAGCATGTCCACTTCAAGTTCTGCGTTGAGAATTTCAGCGATTTCTTCGAGAGATTGCTCTAGGTATCCATCTTCATTAATCGCATCAATGAGCACCATTGAAAGCAGTTGATCTCGATCTGAGAGCGGCATTAAATGAAGTTGACTGATGAGGTGTTCGCGCAAGGAAGGTACAACGACTTCTTGAAATGTGTAGTCGATATCTTCATCAGCATGGTTGTTTTCTTCCCAACGATGATTGCTGGTTCCACCAAAGTAATCATCGCTTAATGAGTCTTGAAATGCGCTTTCGTTCTGATTTTGCTCGTTTGTTTGGGCAGGAGTAATGCTAACCACTGAATCTGCTGTCGCAAACCCTTCTATGCTGAATTCGTTTATATTGTCTGACCCATCGTCATTTTTATCCGTGCGTTCGAGCAATGGGTTTTCTTGCAAGATGGTTTCAAGCTCTTGATTGAGCTCTTGTGATGAAAGCTGGAGGAGTCTAATAGACTGCTGCAGTTGCGGGGTTAGCGCTAAGTTTTGTGAGAGTTTGAATTGTAAGCTTTGTTTCATTGAGTGCTTGATTTGGCTGATCTCGCTGATTAAAGACGAAAATCTTTCCCTAAATAGACTGCTCTCACGTCTTGGTTTTCAATAATTTCTGCAGAAGTGCCAGAGGCAAAAACACGCCCCTCATTCACAATATATGCGCGATCACAGATACCCAATGTTTCTCGAACGTTATGGTCGGTAATCAGCACACCAATGTTTTTGGCCGCTAAAAATTTGATGGTTTTTTGAATGTCCAGCACGGCAATTGGGTCAATACCCGCAAAGGGTTCATCCAATAAAATGAATTTTGGGTCAGTAGCTAAGCAACGTGCAATCTCAACGCGACGCCGCTCCCCGCCAGACAAACTGATGGCTAAGTTGTCACGTATATGAGAGATATGCATCTCCTCCATGAGTTCATCAAGCCGCGTCTCTAGTGCACCAGGTGTAATCTTCTTTAACTCCAATACAGCACGCACATTATCTGCTGCACTTAACTTTCTGAATACAGAGGGCTCTTGGGGTAAATAAGAAATTCCCATTCTTGCACGCTGGTGAATGGGTAAACGGCTAATGTCTTTACTATTTAGAATAATGCGCCCATCGTCAGAGGGGACTAAGCCAACAATCATGTAAAAGCTGGTTGTTTTACCGGCACCATTAGGCCCTAGCAAGCCTACAACTTCTCCACTTTTAATGTGTAGCGAGATGTCTTGTACGACAGTGCGTGCTTTGTATTTCTTGCGTAAATTTTGAACAATTAACTCGGTCATGGTGATGCTTTATTGATTATCTTGCGCTGGTTTACTTTTAGGTTGAATAATTGCCTTTACACGACCCGTTGGCGTTGCTGGTGTGGCAGACTTTGATCCGCCGCCAATGACTTCAGAGTATTCGGCATTAGCGTCATACATAATGTAGTCGCCATGCACGATATCGTTGGCACGTTTTACCCATGCTTTGGAGTAAAGCTGGACTTTATCCATCCGACCATCATATTCGATACGTTGTGCAGAGCCTTCCATGTACTCATCTTTTCCTTCACGCTTTTGTTTAAACGTCGTAGGATTGCCGTAAGAGGAGCTGTGTTGAAAGCCGGACTCGTCTTCACGCACCACTAACTTGTCTGCTTTGATGAGTAATGTCCCCTGTGTAACAATCACATTCCCAGTGTAAACGCTAATTTTCTTGGCATCATTCACCGTCACAGTATCTGCTTCAATTTCAATTGGTTTGTCTTTGTCCGCCTTTTCAGCCCAAGCGGGTGTGACAAACAAGGCAATCAGGCAGTAGAGAAAAAAATGACGCAGCATCATGACTCCGAAATCAGTTTTTCTTGTTATCGCGATTTGATTTTCGCGATGAGGTTGAAGTTTTGTTGACATTATTTGCCTTGTTATTTGAGGTTGTTTTATTTGTCACTTCCTTGGGGTTTACCTTAGCGCTTGATTCGTCTTTAGGCAATACTGAAAGCGTTGATTTGACATGGGGCTTTTCATAATGGACACGGACTCTTTTTTGCAATGTAAAGTTTTTGCCATCTTTATCATAAATCATTCCAGTGCCATGAATGATCGTTTTAGGATCTTGGGTAATCACAACATCACTGTCAGTAGTCGCGTACTCAGTTTTAGGTAAAATTTTCAAATAGTCTGTTTTTAAGCGCATCTCACCACGCCCCTCAAATGCTTGTCTAACAATAATAACCTTATCTTTAAACACCACTTCTTCACCATTGGCAGAGATAAACCCTCGTTGCGCTTCGATTTGCGTGTAAGGTTTGTTTTGCCCGAATTGCGTGAAGCGAGGTCTGATCAGTTCTGTCGTATCATCATCGGGATAATGTCGCATTTCAACCGCTGCAAGCATGTGGCGGAGATTGCCATTGACGTCAGTTTTTGTCGTGACAAAGTTTTCTACAAAGTAATCAACATCGTGACGATGACTACCGTCGATTCTTTTGGTGTCAGATTGGACGGTACTATTAATCCAAAAAGTAATGAATGCGAGCACACTCAATACAACCAGTGGAAAAATAATCGTGTTTCGTCCATTCATATCAAGCCTAGCGCTAAAAAATGGCGTCAGTTTATTTAAGGAACTTTGCCATTTGGCCGTCAAACGTTCCTTGCGCTTTCATGAGCAATTCGCAAAGCTCACGCACTGCCCCATGTCCAGCTTCACGAGTGGTAATGTAATGCGCATATTCTTTTACCAATGGCATGGCGTGTGGAACGGTCACCGCTAATCCAGCCCGGCGCATTGGTGGTAGATCAATCACATCATCCCCCATGAACATACATTCTTCAGCCGTGACGTTTAAGTCTTTCAGAATCTCATTAAACGCTTCTAATTTATCTTCAACACCTTGGTAAATGTGCGTGATTTTGATGTTTTCAGCGCGCTTAGTGACCACGTTAGAAGTTCGACCTGTCACAATGGCCATCTTAAGACCCGTATTGTGAAGAAGCTTTAAACCTAAACCATCTTGCGAGTGGAAGTTTTTGTATTCCAAGCCATCATCCCCGAGCATGAGGCCGCCATTGGTCATGACGCCATCCACATCAAAAATCACTACTTTGATTTTCTTAGCGCGTTCTTCAATTGAAATATTGTCTGTTAAAGCCACTGTTAAACCACCTTTGCGATCAGTAAATCGTGCATATTTAATGCACCTAATAAGTCACCTTGTTGGTTTACGACCAACAAGGCAGTAATTTTTCTTTGCTCCATGATTTCAACAGCCTCTACAGCAAGCTGTTCTGGGTGGATATTTTGCGGATTTGCATGCATCACATCGCGAATCACCGTTTGATTAACGTCAACGCCATTTTCAAAGGCGCGACGTAAATCGCCATCGGTGAATATCCCCACCACTTTGTTTTGATTATCCACAACAGCAGTCATGCCTAGTCCTTTGCGAGACATTTCAATCAGCGCATCTTTTAAGCTGGCTTGAATGTGTATGCTAGGAATCGCGTCACCCGTTCGCATAACGTCTTGAATGCGGATGAAAAGCTTACGGCCGATACTGCCGCCTGGATGGGAGCGTGCAAAATCTTCTGCTGAAAATCCACGTTGATCTAGCACCGCTAAAGCAAGTGCATCACCTAGTGCTAGCATTGCAGTGGTGCTGGCTGTTGGTGCTAAGCCAAGTGGGCAAGCTTCAACGGCAACTTCTGCATCTAAATGCACGTCACCTTGTCTTGCAAGTGTTGAATTATTTTTGCCGGTCATGCTGATGATTTTTGTGCCCATGCGTTTAAGCAATGGCAAAATAGTGAGAAGTTCATCACTCTCGCCAGAGTTGGAGAGCGCGATCACAACATCGTCTTTAGTAATCATGCCTAAATCACCGTGGCTTGCTTCCGCAGGGTGCATAAAAAAAGCGGGTGTGCCAGTGCTTGCTAATGTGGCTGCAATTTTATTGCCAATATGGCCAGATTTTCCCATACCACTCACCACAACCCGGCCTTGGCATTGTAAAATAAGGCTTACTGCCTGAGTGAAGTTGTCGTCTAGCTTTTGTGCAAGTGCTTCAACCGCATTTGCTTCGATTAACAGCACTGTTTTTGCTAGCTCGATAGGCGTTTTGTTGGCGCTTGATTTTTGTAATGATGATTTTTCCATACCCGCCAAGTATAAAAGGGAATCCATCACGAATAAAGGATACATTTGCAAATAAAACCGACTTTTAGCAAAGTCGGCATACATTTTGCATCATTTAAGAACTTATGCACGAAACCCTCCCAGCTATTCTGTTATTGCTCGTCAGCTCAGTGCTTGTTGTTGCACTATTTCGTGCGCTTAAATTGCCTGCAATGTTGGCCTATATTTTGGTCGGTTTGTTGCTGGGGCCGAAAAGCTTTGGGTTTTTGCCTGATACAGAAGCTAACCGTCAGCTTGCCGAGTTTGGGATTGTTTTTTTGATGTTTAGCATAGGCTTAGAATTCAGCCTTGGTCAGCTATACGCGATGCGCAGAATTGTATTAGGGATTGGTAGCTTACAGGTCCTCATCACGATGGGGGCCATCATGCTGTTGTGCTTGAGCTTTGATCTTGACTGGAAGGCTGCATTGGTCGTGAGTGGCGCATTGACCATGTCATCGACAGCGATTGTTTCAAAACTGCTGGTTGAGCGCTTGGATCTCAATGCGCGTCATGGTCGAATTGCTATTGGCGTGTTGCTTTTTCAAGACCTCGCGGTTGTCCCGTTGTTAGTGTTGATTCCTGCCATTGCAAGCCCAACTGGATCATTGGCTTACACACTCGGGATTGCTTTTTTAAAAGCAGCTGTGATGCTGTCTATTCTTTTCTTTTTCG from Candidatus Methylopumilus turicensis encodes the following:
- a CDS encoding KdsC family phosphatase, with the translated sequence MTNGGLMLGDDGLEYKNFHSQDGLGLKLLHNTGLKMAIVTGRTSNVVTKRAENIKITHIYQGVEDKLEAFNEILKDLNVTAEECMFMGDDVIDLPPMRRAGLAVTVPHAMPLVKEYAHYITTREAGHGAVRELCELLMKAQGTFDGQMAKFLK
- a CDS encoding KpsF/GutQ family sugar-phosphate isomerase: MEKSSLQKSSANKTPIELAKTVLLIEANAVEALAQKLDDNFTQAVSLILQCQGRVVVSGMGKSGHIGNKIAATLASTGTPAFFMHPAEASHGDLGMITKDDVVIALSNSGESDELLTILPLLKRMGTKIISMTGKNNSTLARQGDVHLDAEVAVEACPLGLAPTASTTAMLALGDALALAVLDQRGFSAEDFARSHPGGSIGRKLFIRIQDVMRTGDAIPSIHIQASLKDALIEMSRKGLGMTAVVDNQNKVVGIFTDGDLRRAFENGVDVNQTVIRDVMHANPQNIHPEQLAVEAVEIMEQRKITALLVVNQQGDLLGALNMHDLLIAKVV
- the lptA gene encoding lipopolysaccharide transport periplasmic protein LptA gives rise to the protein MMLRHFFLYCLIALFVTPAWAEKADKDKPIEIEADTVTVNDAKKISVYTGNVIVTQGTLLIKADKLVVREDESGFQHSSSYGNPTTFKQKREGKDEYMEGSAQRIEYDGRMDKVQLYSKAWVKRANDIVHGDYIMYDANAEYSEVIGGGSKSATPATPTGRVKAIIQPKSKPAQDNQ
- the lptB gene encoding LPS export ABC transporter ATP-binding protein → MTELIVQNLRKKYKARTVVQDISLHIKSGEVVGLLGPNGAGKTTSFYMIVGLVPSDDGRIILNSKDISRLPIHQRARMGISYLPQEPSVFRKLSAADNVRAVLELKKITPGALETRLDELMEEMHISHIRDNLAISLSGGERRRVEIARCLATDPKFILLDEPFAGIDPIAVLDIQKTIKFLAAKNIGVLITDHNVRETLGICDRAYIVNEGRVFASGTSAEIIENQDVRAVYLGKDFRL
- the lptC gene encoding LPS export ABC transporter periplasmic protein LptC, translating into MNGRNTIIFPLVVLSVLAFITFWINSTVQSDTKRIDGSHRHDVDYFVENFVTTKTDVNGNLRHMLAAVEMRHYPDDDTTELIRPRFTQFGQNKPYTQIEAQRGFISANGEEVVFKDKVIIVRQAFEGRGEMRLKTDYLKILPKTEYATTDSDVVITQDPKTIIHGTGMIYDKDGKNFTLQKRVRVHYEKPHVKSTLSVLPKDESSAKVNPKEVTNKTTSNNKANNVNKTSTSSRKSNRDNKKN